From Paraburkholderia sabiae, a single genomic window includes:
- a CDS encoding MerR family transcriptional regulator, with translation MPNADSPTLLTVRDAAERLNVTPRTLKYYEERGLVTPSRSEGRYRLYDEDDLERFSRILRLRALGFSLAGITEMLKRPLENTESGRRGYSMESLQQIRDGLAQQVESLDARIESVQRELKEAQKLKAELSDDLDYVQRRLAGESADDLIQKRRAAAAASKRGAGKSTKA, from the coding sequence ATGCCCAACGCCGACTCTCCCACTCTGCTCACCGTGCGCGACGCCGCCGAGCGTCTGAACGTCACGCCACGCACGCTCAAATACTACGAAGAGCGCGGCCTCGTCACGCCCAGCCGCAGCGAAGGCCGCTATCGTCTTTACGACGAAGACGACCTCGAACGTTTCTCGCGCATCCTGCGTCTGCGGGCGCTCGGATTTTCGCTCGCGGGGATCACCGAAATGCTGAAGCGTCCGCTCGAAAACACGGAAAGCGGTCGACGCGGTTATTCGATGGAATCGTTGCAGCAGATACGCGACGGTCTCGCGCAGCAGGTCGAATCGCTCGATGCGCGGATCGAATCCGTGCAGCGCGAACTGAAGGAAGCGCAAAAGCTGAAAGCCGAACTGAGCGACGATCTCGATTACGTGCAGCGGCGTCTCGCGGGCGAAAGCGCCGACGATTTGATCCAGAAACGGCGCGCCGCAGCGGCCGCATCGAAACGCGGCGCGGGGAAAAGCACGAAGGCGTGA